The DNA region TGTGCCGTACCACTGCACCACAAAGGCAGTGCCCGGAAAGCGTTCAGCCAGCGCATCGAGATGGGATTGAGACCGCGCGACAAGTGGGTCCGAGGCGCGCACCAGAAAATCAAGCTCCACCACGCGCGGCCCAAGACCGAAGCGCCCGCCGGGAAGGGGTGCCAGGAACCCCGTTTCCTTGAGCAGTTTCAGGTAGCGGTAGAGTGTGGGGCGAGAATACCCCAATGCGTCCATCATCTCCGCAGGCGACCAGGCAAGACGCGTTTCGGTAAACAGGTCCAGAATAGATAACAAACGCTCTCCGCTGCCCGCACTCATACCCGGACCTCCGCTTGGCGGTTGCGCAGGATATCCACCGCCATGAATGCCACGCCCAAAGCGATCCCGCCGATGTCGGTCAACAGCGCACCGTCGAACGCGGCCGCCGGTATCAATGCGGCCAGCCCCGCCATCGCAAAACCCACGCGCATCATCGGCTTGAGCGGGCCGGAGAAATATCCGGCCAAGGCACAGGACACGAGCCAGACACCGAGTGTCGCGGTCACAATGGCCAGCGCGATATCTCCGACCTCTCCGATCATCAGCAAGGTGGGGGAGGCCACGAACAGGACCGGGATCACATAGGCCGACCAGCCAAACCGCATCGCGGCCCATCCCGTTGCCATGGCGGGCGCTTTGGCGATTGAGGCGGCGGCAAAAGCGGCCAATGCGATGGGGGGTGTGATCATCGACATCATCCCGAAGTAGAGCACGTAGAGATGCGCGCCAATGGGTGAGATGCCGACCTCGATCAACGCAGGCGCGACAAGGGCGGCCAAAAGCACGTAGACCCCGAGCGTCGGCAGGCCCATGCCAAGCACGATGCACACCAGCGCCGAGAGGAACAGCAGCAAAGGCGCGCTGCCGCCGCCGATCTGGACCAGCGCATAGGTCAGGTTGAAGGACAGGCCGGTGACGTTCAGAACCCCGATCACGATGCCCGCTGCCGCCGAGATCAGGATGATCTCCACCACCGCAAGGCCACATCGGGAAAGGGCTCCGACGAGCGCTGTGAGGGCTGGCCGCGCGCCTCGGTAGCCAATAGCCAGAGATGTCAGGACCAGCACGCCCGCCGCCCAAAGTGCGGCGCGTTCAGGTTGGTAGCGTTGCCAGAACAGCAGGTAGATCAGGACTGCGAATGCCAGCAGGAAATGCAGACCGCGCAACACCGTCTTGCGATCAGGGATCTGATCGGCGGGTACGGCGCGGATGCCCAGCTTCGCGGCCTCCATGTCGGCCTGGATGAACAGGGCCACGTAGTAGAGCAGCGCCGGGACCAGCGCCGCCAGCACAATTTCGGAATAGGGGACGGCCAGAAACTCCGCCATCAGGAAGGCCGCCGCCCCCATGACCGGCGGCATCAGTTGCCCACCGGTCGAGGCCACCGCCTCGATCGCTGCGGCCTTGTGGCCGGGATAGCCATCTCGTTTGATCATCGGGATCGTCACCACACCTGTGCCGACGACGTTGGCCACCGCGGAGCCCGAGATGGAGCCGAATAGACCCGAGGCCAGCACGGCGATCTTCATCGACCCGCCCCGGAACCGGCCCATCCCAAGCATCGCGGCATCGGTAAAGAAGGTGGATCCGCCGGTGATCGCCAGAAGCGTGCCGAAGAAGATGAAGGCCACCACGACTGTCGCCGCGACAGAGATCGGCAGGCCAAGCATGCCATTGGCATCAAGCGCCATGTAACCCGCCAGCAACTGCCAGCTTTGGGCGCGTCCCTGCAGGCGTCCCGGCAGCGCGTCGCCGAACAGCGCGTAGAGCAGGAAGACGAGGATAATCACCACCAGCGCCCAACCGGTCGCCCGGCGCAGCGCCTCAAGCGTCAGGATCAGGATGACGAGGCCGGGCCCCCAAATCTCCGCCGGGCGCGAGAAGATCAGCAGGACAAGGCGCGAGTAGTGCCAGGCGACATAGCCAATAGCGACAAACGCGGCGATAGCGAGAGCGACGTCAAGATAAGGCACCGCCTCCCGTTCCACGCCGCGCCGCGCAGGCAGCGACAGGAACGCCAGCGGCAGGGCCAGCGCAAGGATCGCAGCGAAGAACTGTTGCGGATAAAGGTTCAGACCGACGGCGCGTTGCAGCGAAAGCGCCCAGGCCATCGCCAACAGCGTGAGTAGCGCAGCCAACCCCTGCGCCACGGGTCGCCAGAGGTGGGGGGGCATGCCAAAGCCTCCCCCGCTCGATATCATCTGAGATGTCACCTGTCCGGCCCGGACTTATTCGATGCCTATCTCGTCATAGAACTGGATCGCACCGGGGTGGAACGCGGCCACGCCCGCATCGGCGCGCATATGTTCAGGCCGGAAGGCGCGCATGGGCGGAAAGGTCTCCCCCATCACGCTCGCATTGTCGTGGAGCGCCTGGGTAAAGGCGTAAACGACCTCATCAGGAACGCCTGCATGGGTGAAAATCACTTGTGGAAAGGCGATGAACGTGCCGTCTTCGGCGATCCCCGGCATGGAGCCCGCGGCCATTTCCATGAAGAACGCGGTTGGCCAATGGTTCTGCGCGGCGGCCAGCGCCTCATCGCTGGGGTCCGCGACCGGCAATGCCCGCAAGCCACCCACCGCCGCGTCAGCCTCACGCACCTTGCCCGCACCGTGAGCAAAATAGAACGCAACGGTATCGCCCGCCATGAATGCGTCGCCGCCCGCCACCACGGAGGTAACATTGATCGGGTCGATATCGTCGCGGGTCATGCCCGCAGTCGCATAATAGGCCGACAGCTGCGGCAGAATCGTGTTCTGCGCAGTATAGCCATCGGTCACGGGTTGTCCGGCAAGACCTGCCAGATCTGTGATGTCACTGTCGGCGCGCACAAAGATCGCGGTGACCAGCGGTTGCAACATCGCGACGATGCGCAGGTCGGGGTTTTCGACGCCGTTCCACCATTCGGCCCCGGTCAAGGCGTAGTTGACCTCCTGCAAATTCGCGACGCCAAACTCGATCCCGCCAGCGTTCACGAACGGGATGTATTGGTTCGGGCTGGTTGCGGGCTGGATCGTGGAATTTACGCCGCCCGCATTCGCGGCATTTGCCACGGCGGTGCCGATGTTATGAAACAACGATCCCGGATTAGACGTCGCCACCCCGACTGTCTGTGCGGCAACGGGTGCGGCCAATGCGACAAAGGCGGCAACTAGCGCACCTGCAAATGGTTTCGTCATGATCCTGATCCTCCCTGAAACAATCCATGTCTGCCGAACGTCATGCCAAGTTCGCGCACGTTCGTACTAAAAAAATCCCATATTGTGAGACTTTTTAATATCGCGTGCAGATGTCGATCTGGCAAGACACTTTGTAAAGGGTCACGCGGACGGGTGTTCGACCTGCCGGCTGGTGCAGGACAAAACGCGTGCGATGACTGAGGCGGCGGCTGACGGCGCGCGCGTCGTGCAGATCGCGCCGGATCCGCATTTCGCCCGGTTGCCGGTCGGGACCAGCGCCATTGCCGCCGACCCAACGCTTGCCAACCGTGGGCTTGCCATCCATGGGCTTGAGACCGTCTTCAGCCTGCCAAAACACCGCTGGAAAACCGGTTGCGCAAGTTAACGGGACCTCGACAAAACGACCGGCAAGACCTCGCGCCCAAGCAAGGGAAAGCGCCGCGATCAACCCGATAGCCGTTCTATAGCACACAATTGACCGGCCAGGATCGTCTTGTGCTGGCATGCGTCGGCAACGGGTCGTATATCTTCGCCAACCCCGTGACCGGTCATCAGATCGCAGAGACGCTGACGTTGCCGATCCTAACCATCGTGAGGAGCACTGCCATGCGGAATGCCGTCCGCCGGTCCACCCTCGACAGCGACCCCGATGCGATGCTGATGACCACGCTCGATCCCTCGCCTGATTTCGCGCAGGCCGCCTGCACGCGGCATGTGATCTGTCCGAAACGACGCCAGACGCTTCCAGACACCCGGATGGCGGTATCGGATGCCCGTTGATCCCTTGGCGCTTGCCCTAGCCGTCGCAGGCATCTTGATCGGTGGATTGATGAAGGGCGCAACCGGAGCGGGCGCGCCAGTTGTGGCCGTGCCGATGTTGGCCGTCGCGTTCGATGTGCCCACGGCGGTCGCCATTTTCACCATCCCCAACCTGCTGTCGAATGGCTGGCAGTCGTGGCAATATCGCGCCCATCAGGTGCCTGCGGGGTTCACCCGTGCCTTTGCGATGGCTGGCGTGGCTGGTGCAGGTATCGGCACGTTTGTGCTGGTTTCCGTGCCCTCGGCCCTTCTCGAAGGGGTCGCGGCGTTGGTCATCTGCGCATATATCGCGTTTCGCTTTGCACGACCGGGGTGGCAACTGAACCTGTCAGCGGCACAACGGATCGTCTGGCCCATCGGCACAGCGGCCGGCGTTTTGCAGGGGGCCATCGGTGTGTCCGCCCCGATCTCGGTCACGTTTCTTAGCGCGATGCGGCTGGACCGCTTGCAATTCGTCGCAACGATCGCGATCTTCTTTCTCTCCATGTCGCTCATCCAGATCCCCATGATGGCCGCATTCGGTTTGCTGACACCGCATGTGGCGCTGTTGGGATTGGGGGCTTTCGTGCTGGTCGTGGCTGCAATGCCCGTCGGCGGATTGTTGGGCCGCAGGTTGCCTCCCTGGGCCTTTGACTGGCTGGTCCTCGGTCTTCTCGCTGTGGTGGCGATCCGGCTGGCCTCGTCGGCGGTGACACATGCGTCCGGGTAGGTGGGAACTACCTGTTTAGGGCCAAGAACGCAGCCTGGTCCGTCCAAGATAACCCGCGAAACTGCGCCGCAGGGAGGCCCTCAACTTGCGTCCTCCTCGGTTAGCCGTCTGCGTTGCTCCGTACAAAATCCACCTGCATCAGGTCCCGTCCGAACACGCGGCAATCGGATCTCTGTGCCTGAACAAACCCGGACTTGAGGTAGAGCGCACAGGCGGCGTCGTGCACCGTAAATGTCGAGACAAGGATTGTCTGAAACCAGAGAGGGGTCGCCGCTTGAAGGCATTGCGCCATCAAGGCCGCCCCCAGCCCGCGCCCTTGAAGATCGCTGCGGACGAAGAACAGCCGGATCCGTCCGGTTCCGCGGCGCTCCGGTGTCAGAAACAGAGATCCAGCAACCTCATTATTGTCTATCAGGACCCACCCAATCCCCGTCGTCGATTGAATCGCAAGACCGATCTGATCCAGCGCCCCCGACATGGCGCGCGAGAATGAGGCATCAAAGCCGTGCTCATCCTCGTAGTACCTTTTGTTCAATCGTTCGACGGCATCTCTGTCATGCAGGGTGTAGGGTCTGATCTGCCCGAGAAGCAGGGTGGCCGAGCGGTTCAAGCCGGTCATACCTTCAGCGGCGCAACGGCTTCGGCGGCGCCCCCGATCAGGTCGACCGCACCGTCCCTAACCTGAACCAGGCGCAGAAACAGAAGATCCAAAAGGATCAACTGCGCATCGCGGGATGTGATGGCCGACGATCTCACCTGATCTTCATCGGTCACCGTGCACAGCGCCTTATCCGCCACATCCGCCAAGGGGTTCGGATGAAGCCCGGTCACGGTGATGATTGTGGCGCCGCGTTTGGCAGCGGCCTCCGCGATGCGCAAAGTCTCCAGACTGAATCCCGATTGCGACAGCGACACCAGCACGTCATCGGGCGTCAGCGTGGCTGAATGGGCCATCTGGATGTGGCTGTCAGCATCAAACAGCACTGAAATGCCAAGCTTTTGCAGCTTGTAGACAAAGTCCCGGGCCACAAGGGAGGACGCGCCGACCCCCGAAAGCTGCACCCGCGCCGCCCCGTTCAAGGCATCCCGCGCCGCGTCCAGATTCTTGGCCGGATTGATGCTGAGCGTCTCCTGCAACGCATGGATTTTGCTGGCCAACAGCTTCTGCGCAGTCATTGACGCGTCATCGCTTACCTCAATGGAGCTGTGGACCGCATCGTTCGGGGCCTTCTGTGTCGCGGCAGCGCGGGTGACGGCCAGGCGCAGGTCTTGGTATCCCGAAAACCCCAACTTCTGGCAAAACTTCACGACCGACGATTGGCTGCGGCCTGCGGCACGGGCCAACTCACCCGATGACAGGCGCGCCATTCTGTCGGGGTCGCCCAGAATGGTATCCGCGATCTGCCGATCTCCGGCTGACAGCGTCGGCAGTTGGGCTTGCATGATGGTGAGTATGGACAAGAGTTTTCCATGGCATTTGGGCGGTTTGGAATAATCTACCACACAAAGTTTGACATGTGTGAATAAAAAATTCATATTGGTGGGTGAATGGGAGTCGCTGCCGTGTTTACCGCCGTCCAGTCAGATCTTGGGGCACTTGTGTCCGAGGCGAGCAATTCGCGCTCTGCGGACATTGATCTGATGACCACAGCCCAGATCCTGGCCTGCATGAACGCCGAGGATCGTAAAATCGCCGATGCCGTCGCAGCAGAGCTTCCCGCGATTGCCCAGACTGTTGACAGGATCGTCGCAGCGATTGGCCGTGGCGGGCGCCTTATCTACATCGGTGCGGGCACCAGCGGTCGTTTGGGCGTATTGGATGCATCTGAATGCCCGCCCACGTTTTCCGTCCCTCCCGGCATGGTGGTTGGCCTGATCGCCGGTGGCGACACAGCGCTGCGCACCTCGGTTGAGGCGGCCGAAGATGATGAGGCAACGGGTGCGGAGGACGTGAAAGCCATCGGGCTGACAACCAAAGATGTCGTCATCGGTATCGCGGTCAGTGGCAGAACCCCCTTCGTGATGGGCGCGATAGACTACGCCCGCCGCATTGGCGCGTTCACTGCCGCGCTGACCTGCAACCCAGGCTCGCCCATGGCGGACCTTGCTGACATCGCGATCTCACCCGTTGTCGGGCCGGAGGTTGTGACCGGCTCCACGCGCCTCAAATCCGGGACCGCGCAAAAAATGATCCTGAACATGCTGAGCACCGCCAGCATGATCCGCCTTGGTAAGACATGGGGCAACCGGATGGTGGATGTGACGATTTCAAATCGGAAATTGGCGGACCGCGCCACTGCCATGTTGCGGGATGCCACCGGGTGCAGCGCCGATGATGCGCGTACTTTGCTGGACCAAAGCAATGGCAGCGTGAAACTTGCCATCCTGATGCAGATTACGGGCTGTGACGCAGATGCGGCCCGCGCAAATCTGGAGGCTGAAAACGGCTTCCTGCGCAAAGCCATTGAACGAGCGGAGAAAACTCCGCCGCAAAGCTAGAGTAATTCACACAAACTGGGAGATAACTGGAATGACCTCGATCAAAACAACCGCCCGCGCGCTGGCACTCATAAGCACCGCCCTCGCGGCCCCATTGTCCGCGCAAACGCTTGATCTTGCATGGTCCCAGGACGCCACCGGCCTTGATCCGCACACGCAGCCCGGCTTCGCGACGATCCGCCTGCTGGAATTGATGTATGAGCCGCTTTTGCGTCTGGATGCCAACCTGGAGCTTCAGCCCGCCATCGCGCAAAGCTGGTCCTTCTCCGACGATGGTCTGCAACTGACATTCCAACTGGACCCCGCGGCGATGTTCCACGACGGCACATCCGTGACCTCTGCCGATGTCCGCGCCTCGTTCGAGCGTATTCTGGACGAGGAAACCGGCGCGATTTCGCGGGCGAACTACACGTCCATCATCAATATCGAAACACCCGATGATGCCACCGTGGTGTTTGAACTGGATCGCCCCGATGCGCCGATCCTCAACGGTCTGGCCACGGTGAACGCCGCCGTCCTGCCTGCGTCGGCGATTGAGGCAGGCACGATCGCCACGGAAGTCGTGGGCTCCGGCCCGTTCATGTTGGACGCCCGCACGCCCAACGCCAGCGCCACCCTGACGAGTTTCGCGGATTGGCATGGCGGCGACGTGGCCTACGACACCCTGTCCATCAGCGTGCTGCCCGATGAAACCGCGCTTCTGGGTGCCTTGCGTGCCGGTCAGGCCGATTTTGCATTGATCAACGATCCGTTGGTCGCGACGCTGGTGCCCTCTACGGATGGATTGACGCTGAACACCGCGCCCACGCTCAGCTACTATGTGCTGCAACTCAACGCAGCCCGGGAGCCGATGGACTCGCTGCCCCTGCGGCAGGCGATCAGCTGCGCGATCAACCGCCAGGACATTCTGGATGCCGCCCTTCTGGGTGAGGGGGAGGTGACGGGTCCCCTGACATCCCCCGCCTATCGCACCGACCCAAGCAGCCTGTTCTGCTATGAGCAGGATCAGGATCGCGCCCGCGCGTTGCTGGCAGAGGCGGGCTTTGCCGATGGCTTCACGGCCACCGTCATGGCCGCAACCGGTGAGCCGCCCACCGCATCGGCCGTGGCGCAGGTGATCCAGTCGCAACTGTCTGAGGTCGGCATCACGCTTGAGATCGAGATGCAGGAGCTGAGCGTCTATATCGACCGCTGGCTTGCCGCGGATTTCGACATGGCCGTGGCGCTGAACGGCGGGCGCGTGGACCCCTATACGATGTACAACCGCTACTGGACCCGCGACGGGAACCTGCAAGGCGTCGCCAACTACATCGATGATACACTCGACACGCTGATGAACGATGGCCGGGCCGAGACGGGCGAAGAGGCCCGCCGGGAGATCTATGCCAACTTCGAGTCCCATCTGGCCGAAATGTCGCCCTGGGTCTGGCTGTTCACTGGCAACACCTACACGGCTCAGACCGACGCGGTCTCCGGATTCGTTCCCACGCCCAACGGATCGCTCTTCGGCCTCGTGGATGTGACCCTGGCTGAATAACAAACGGCACGGGACACCCGGCATGAGCTATCTTCTAAGGCGCCTCGCGGTTTTTCCGCTGGTCATGCTGGGTGTGTCGATTTTTGTTTTCGTTGCAATCCGACTGGTGCCCGGCGACGCCATCACGGCGATGTTGGGCACCGAAGGCGGCATGCTGACGCCTGCTCAGCGGGAAGCGTTGACCGCCTATTTCGGCCTCGATCAGAATTGGGCCATTCAATATGTCCGCTGGCTTGGCGGGTTGTTTGGGGGCGATCTTGGGATCTCGGTCACTTACGGCCAACCGGTCCTCGACCTGATCCTGGAACGGTTTCCCCTGACGCTGCAACTGGCGCTGATGTCGATGGTCATCGCCCTGCTGATCGGCCTGCCGGCAGGCGTCTTCGCCGCAACGCAAGCCAATCGCGCATCTGACCTGATCGTCAGGATCTTCGCGATGATCGGCCAATCCATGCCCAATTTCGTGGTCGCGTTGCTGCTAATCTACGGCCTGTCGGTCGTTTTCGGGGTCCTGCCGACGATGGGCCGGTACGTGCGGTTCACCGAAGACCCCCTCGGCAACTTGGCGCAGATGATCCTGCCTGCCTTCGCCCTTGGCACAGCTTTCGCGGCAGCCGTGACGCGGATCACGCGCGCGGCGATGCTGGATATACTGAGCGAGGACTACGTGCGCACCGCGCGATCGCAGGGGTTTTCGCAAGCCTACGTCATCTGGCGCCACGCCTTACCGAATGCCCTGATCCCGGTCCTGACGCTGAGCGGTGTGGAATTTGGCTACCTTCTGGGCGGCGCGGTCATCGTGGAGCAGATCTTTGCACTCCCGGGCCTTGGCCGCGTGGTCCTG from Jannaschia sp. CCS1 includes:
- a CDS encoding TRAP transporter permease; the protein is MPPHLWRPVAQGLAALLTLLAMAWALSLQRAVGLNLYPQQFFAAILALALPLAFLSLPARRGVEREAVPYLDVALAIAAFVAIGYVAWHYSRLVLLIFSRPAEIWGPGLVILILTLEALRRATGWALVVIILVFLLYALFGDALPGRLQGRAQSWQLLAGYMALDANGMLGLPISVAATVVVAFIFFGTLLAITGGSTFFTDAAMLGMGRFRGGSMKIAVLASGLFGSISGSAVANVVGTGVVTIPMIKRDGYPGHKAAAIEAVASTGGQLMPPVMGAAAFLMAEFLAVPYSEIVLAALVPALLYYVALFIQADMEAAKLGIRAVPADQIPDRKTVLRGLHFLLAFAVLIYLLFWQRYQPERAALWAAGVLVLTSLAIGYRGARPALTALVGALSRCGLAVVEIILISAAAGIVIGVLNVTGLSFNLTYALVQIGGGSAPLLLFLSALVCIVLGMGLPTLGVYVLLAALVAPALIEVGISPIGAHLYVLYFGMMSMITPPIALAAFAAASIAKAPAMATGWAAMRFGWSAYVIPVLFVASPTLLMIGEVGDIALAIVTATLGVWLVSCALAGYFSGPLKPMMRVGFAMAGLAALIPAAAFDGALLTDIGGIALGVAFMAVDILRNRQAEVRV
- a CDS encoding TAXI family TRAP transporter solute-binding subunit; amino-acid sequence: MTKPFAGALVAAFVALAAPVAAQTVGVATSNPGSLFHNIGTAVANAANAGGVNSTIQPATSPNQYIPFVNAGGIEFGVANLQEVNYALTGAEWWNGVENPDLRIVAMLQPLVTAIFVRADSDITDLAGLAGQPVTDGYTAQNTILPQLSAYYATAGMTRDDIDPINVTSVVAGGDAFMAGDTVAFYFAHGAGKVREADAAVGGLRALPVADPSDEALAAAQNHWPTAFFMEMAAGSMPGIAEDGTFIAFPQVIFTHAGVPDEVVYAFTQALHDNASVMGETFPPMRAFRPEHMRADAGVAAFHPGAIQFYDEIGIE
- a CDS encoding sulfite exporter TauE/SafE family protein, translated to MPVDPLALALAVAGILIGGLMKGATGAGAPVVAVPMLAVAFDVPTAVAIFTIPNLLSNGWQSWQYRAHQVPAGFTRAFAMAGVAGAGIGTFVLVSVPSALLEGVAALVICAYIAFRFARPGWQLNLSAAQRIVWPIGTAAGVLQGAIGVSAPISVTFLSAMRLDRLQFVATIAIFFLSMSLIQIPMMAAFGLLTPHVALLGLGAFVLVVAAMPVGGLLGRRLPPWAFDWLVLGLLAVVAIRLASSAVTHASG
- a CDS encoding GNAT family N-acetyltransferase encodes the protein MTGLNRSATLLLGQIRPYTLHDRDAVERLNKRYYEDEHGFDASFSRAMSGALDQIGLAIQSTTGIGWVLIDNNEVAGSLFLTPERRGTGRIRLFFVRSDLQGRGLGAALMAQCLQAATPLWFQTILVSTFTVHDAACALYLKSGFVQAQRSDCRVFGRDLMQVDFVRSNADG
- a CDS encoding MurR/RpiR family transcriptional regulator → MQAQLPTLSAGDRQIADTILGDPDRMARLSSGELARAAGRSQSSVVKFCQKLGFSGYQDLRLAVTRAAATQKAPNDAVHSSIEVSDDASMTAQKLLASKIHALQETLSINPAKNLDAARDALNGAARVQLSGVGASSLVARDFVYKLQKLGISVLFDADSHIQMAHSATLTPDDVLVSLSQSGFSLETLRIAEAAAKRGATIITVTGLHPNPLADVADKALCTVTDEDQVRSSAITSRDAQLILLDLLFLRLVQVRDGAVDLIGGAAEAVAPLKV
- the murQ gene encoding N-acetylmuramic acid 6-phosphate etherase, with protein sequence MGVAAVFTAVQSDLGALVSEASNSRSADIDLMTTAQILACMNAEDRKIADAVAAELPAIAQTVDRIVAAIGRGGRLIYIGAGTSGRLGVLDASECPPTFSVPPGMVVGLIAGGDTALRTSVEAAEDDEATGAEDVKAIGLTTKDVVIGIAVSGRTPFVMGAIDYARRIGAFTAALTCNPGSPMADLADIAISPVVGPEVVTGSTRLKSGTAQKMILNMLSTASMIRLGKTWGNRMVDVTISNRKLADRATAMLRDATGCSADDARTLLDQSNGSVKLAILMQITGCDADAARANLEAENGFLRKAIERAEKTPPQS
- a CDS encoding ABC transporter substrate-binding protein translates to MTSIKTTARALALISTALAAPLSAQTLDLAWSQDATGLDPHTQPGFATIRLLELMYEPLLRLDANLELQPAIAQSWSFSDDGLQLTFQLDPAAMFHDGTSVTSADVRASFERILDEETGAISRANYTSIINIETPDDATVVFELDRPDAPILNGLATVNAAVLPASAIEAGTIATEVVGSGPFMLDARTPNASATLTSFADWHGGDVAYDTLSISVLPDETALLGALRAGQADFALINDPLVATLVPSTDGLTLNTAPTLSYYVLQLNAAREPMDSLPLRQAISCAINRQDILDAALLGEGEVTGPLTSPAYRTDPSSLFCYEQDQDRARALLAEAGFADGFTATVMAATGEPPTASAVAQVIQSQLSEVGITLEIEMQELSVYIDRWLAADFDMAVALNGGRVDPYTMYNRYWTRDGNLQGVANYIDDTLDTLMNDGRAETGEEARREIYANFESHLAEMSPWVWLFTGNTYTAQTDAVSGFVPTPNGSLFGLVDVTLAE
- a CDS encoding ABC transporter permease gives rise to the protein MSYLLRRLAVFPLVMLGVSIFVFVAIRLVPGDAITAMLGTEGGMLTPAQREALTAYFGLDQNWAIQYVRWLGGLFGGDLGISVTYGQPVLDLILERFPLTLQLALMSMVIALLIGLPAGVFAATQANRASDLIVRIFAMIGQSMPNFVVALLLIYGLSVVFGVLPTMGRYVRFTEDPLGNLAQMILPAFALGTAFAAAVTRITRAAMLDILSEDYVRTARSQGFSQAYVIWRHALPNALIPVLTLSGVEFGYLLGGAVIVEQIFALPGLGRVVLDAIGERDYALVQGVILFIAFNFMVVNLLVDLAYAALDPRIRYGSGGS